A single Actinomadura algeriensis DNA region contains:
- a CDS encoding FAD-dependent oxidoreductase has product MAGRERLLVIGGDAAGLSAASQARRRRDAADLEIVALERGRHASYSACGIPYYVGGVVDDADRLIARTPEEFRDRDIDLRLRTEAVEIDPSGGRVRVRDLASGAESWEPYDHLMIATGAVPVRPPLPGADARGVHGVQTLDDGIAIHRALDADAPRRAVVVGGGYIGLEMAEAMVMRGLDVTLVDAAEQPMTTLDPDMGALVADAIRGIGIALHLGEPVEGFDTDASGRVTAVRTGARTLPADIVVLGLGVRPGSGLARDAGIEVGPTGGIVTDRRMRTRTERVWAAGDCAQTRHLVSGAPVAIPLGTHANKQGRVAGINLGGGYATFPGVVGTAISKICSAEVARTGLNEREAAAAGFATLSAAVESTTRAGYHPGATRMTTKLVVERRSGRLLGAQIVGEEGAAKRVDGLAVMLWNGMTVEEMTGLDLAYAPPFAPVWDPVLIAARKAAERVERDMYDLD; this is encoded by the coding sequence ATGGCCGGACGGGAACGCCTGCTGGTGATCGGCGGGGACGCCGCCGGGTTGAGCGCCGCGTCCCAGGCGCGCCGCCGCCGCGACGCGGCCGACCTGGAGATCGTCGCCCTGGAACGCGGCCGCCACGCGTCCTACTCGGCGTGCGGCATCCCGTACTACGTGGGCGGGGTCGTGGACGACGCGGACCGGCTGATCGCCCGGACGCCCGAGGAGTTCCGCGACCGCGACATCGACCTGCGGCTGCGCACCGAGGCCGTCGAGATCGACCCCTCGGGCGGACGGGTGCGGGTCCGCGATCTCGCGTCCGGCGCGGAGTCGTGGGAACCCTACGACCACCTCATGATCGCGACGGGCGCGGTGCCGGTGCGCCCGCCGCTGCCGGGCGCGGACGCGCGCGGGGTGCACGGCGTGCAGACGCTCGACGACGGCATCGCGATCCACCGCGCGCTGGACGCGGACGCCCCGCGCCGCGCGGTCGTCGTGGGCGGCGGCTACATCGGCCTGGAGATGGCCGAGGCGATGGTGATGCGCGGCCTGGACGTCACGCTGGTCGACGCCGCCGAGCAGCCGATGACGACCCTCGACCCCGACATGGGCGCGCTGGTCGCGGACGCGATCCGCGGCATCGGCATCGCGTTGCACCTGGGCGAACCGGTCGAGGGGTTCGACACCGACGCGTCCGGGCGCGTCACGGCCGTCCGCACCGGGGCCCGGACGCTCCCGGCCGACATCGTCGTCCTGGGGCTGGGCGTCCGGCCGGGCAGCGGCCTGGCGCGCGACGCGGGGATCGAGGTGGGCCCGACCGGCGGCATCGTCACCGACCGCCGCATGCGGACCCGCACCGAGCGCGTCTGGGCGGCGGGCGACTGCGCGCAGACCCGCCACCTGGTGTCGGGCGCGCCCGTCGCGATCCCGCTCGGCACCCACGCCAACAAGCAGGGCCGCGTCGCCGGGATCAACCTCGGCGGCGGCTACGCGACGTTCCCGGGCGTCGTCGGCACCGCCATCTCCAAGATCTGCAGCGCGGAGGTGGCGCGGACCGGGCTGAACGAGCGGGAGGCGGCCGCCGCCGGGTTCGCGACGCTCAGTGCGGCGGTCGAGTCGACGACCCGCGCCGGCTACCACCCGGGCGCCACCCGCATGACGACCAAGCTGGTCGTGGAGCGCCGCTCGGGGCGGCTGCTCGGCGCGCAGATCGTCGGCGAGGAGGGCGCCGCGAAGCGGGTCGACGGCCTGGCGGTGATGCTGTGGAACGGGATGACGGTCGAGGAGATGACGGGCCTCGACCTCGCCTACGCGCCGCCGTTCGCGCCCGTCTGGGACCCGGTGCTGATCGCCGCGCGCAAGGCCGCCGAACGCGTCGAGCGGGACATGTACGACCTCGATTGA
- a CDS encoding amidohydrolase family protein: protein MGRKRAVLEYLESLPLVDHHCHGTFEADVDRAAFEAALTEAEAGGPPGVSMFDSQIGFALRRWCPPVLDLDAHAGPDDYVERRADLGAAEVNRRFLAASGLRALCVDTGHAPERILGPAALGELAGADAHEVLRLETVAEQVAAEGVDASGFAAEVRSRIEARAPSVVAAKSIAAYRAGLEMPGHRPSDAEVAAAAGRLMRHLEPRVREEPLHRFLVWCAVDAGLPVQFHVGYGDLDADLRRGDPLLLIELLRAMNDAGVPAMLLHNYPFHRNAGYLAQVLPNVYVDAGLAMNNLGHRAHVLLCELLELAPFGKVLYSSDAYGLAELYYLGALLFRRALAGQLAGGVDDGAWTSGDARRVAEMITRGNAERVYGI from the coding sequence GTGGGGAGGAAGCGGGCCGTGCTGGAGTACCTGGAGTCGCTGCCGCTCGTCGATCACCACTGCCACGGGACGTTCGAGGCGGACGTGGACCGGGCCGCGTTCGAGGCGGCGCTGACCGAGGCGGAGGCGGGCGGCCCGCCCGGCGTGTCGATGTTCGACTCGCAGATCGGGTTCGCGCTGCGCCGCTGGTGCCCGCCCGTCCTGGACCTCGACGCGCACGCCGGGCCGGACGACTACGTGGAGCGCCGCGCCGACCTGGGCGCCGCCGAGGTGAACCGCCGGTTCCTGGCGGCGTCCGGGCTGCGCGCCCTGTGCGTCGACACCGGTCACGCGCCGGAGCGGATCCTCGGCCCGGCGGCGCTCGGGGAACTCGCCGGAGCGGACGCCCACGAGGTGCTGCGGCTGGAGACGGTCGCCGAGCAGGTCGCGGCCGAGGGGGTGGACGCGTCCGGATTCGCCGCCGAGGTCCGGTCGCGGATTGAGGCGCGCGCCCCGTCCGTGGTGGCCGCGAAGTCGATCGCGGCGTACCGGGCGGGGCTGGAGATGCCGGGGCACCGGCCGTCGGACGCCGAGGTCGCGGCGGCCGCCGGACGGCTCATGCGGCATCTGGAACCGCGCGTCCGCGAGGAACCGCTGCACCGGTTCCTGGTGTGGTGCGCGGTCGACGCGGGGCTGCCCGTCCAGTTCCACGTCGGATACGGGGACCTGGACGCCGATCTGCGGCGCGGCGACCCGCTGCTGCTGATCGAGCTGCTGCGGGCGATGAACGACGCGGGCGTCCCGGCGATGCTCCTGCACAACTACCCGTTCCACCGTAACGCGGGCTATCTGGCGCAGGTCCTGCCGAACGTGTACGTGGACGCGGGGCTGGCGATGAACAACCTCGGCCATCGCGCGCACGTCCTGCTGTGCGAGCTGCTGGAGCTGGCGCCGTTCGGGAAGGTGCTGTACTCCTCCGACGCCTACGGGCTCGCCGAGCTGTACTACCTGGGCGCGCTGCTGTTCCGGCGGGCCCTCGCGGGTCAGCTCGCCGGGGGAGTGGACGACGGCGCGTGGACGTCCGGGGACGCGCGCCGCGTCGCGGAGATGATCACCCGCGGCAACGCCGAACGCGTCTACGGCATCTGA